One window from the genome of Epinephelus moara isolate mb chromosome 21, YSFRI_EMoa_1.0, whole genome shotgun sequence encodes:
- the zzz3 gene encoding ZZ-type zinc finger-containing protein 3, whose translation MAASRSSRVTRSSVGLNGLDENFCGRTLRNRSIAQPEETSVPPLPRARSPKKKQESKQDGKQESKQESKQDGKQESKQDGKQESKQDGKQESKQDSKQDVKQESKQDSKQDAKLDAKHDTKQDTQQDGQQQGSLQVKVTDSNVSPAEAEQWTSSRKRGVSCLEKDNSPENSEKCDRGKGARDACPQIKRAKRCSRSGESQGHEEDPEPLKPESPVSVPEPSNDNSCEEFPSQNSANTTPASPVHSKDEGELTGGKAEDGHVECDGAAQPPNAHKASNGLRENKAEEPSTLTEEPSANPTSATNCPSLLNGSQTGAPSSPDPTVPCRNSVPVQMEVSGSGESPASAAPPFEAVPEDPVPELIVAKEQEVEEVEVDVVGDPLCLAHEEQVTESENDTNGRPPTPVQEAAASTSSTTTNMNSSPINNNNNSNSGETTPPLATTPSPTEPGCNPSISSTPPSFTELYEHRYTLRTSPRRAATGGKASSKLSSPPRDNGPLREEGEVVIGLEEDCPVVEEPAPSDSVGPSSEEPVSVDPGDRAGGEDSMTVEGKEAEKSMELTQSQAAEEEEEEEEPDVYYFESDHLALKHNKDYQRLLQTIGVLEAQRTQAILDLETLARHQREALSDPISFVEQLQKRVNLGLPCPQRVVQLPEIGWEQYTSGLGDFEREFCDKKRKTRRLKLIFDQGLPARPKSPVEPKKEGESSTMYSSLPTSDAPENGRQTQMIRGRICHPNKSDTFNQLWTVEEQKKLEQLLVKFPPEEVESRRWQKIADELGNRTAKQVASRVQKYFIKLTKAGIPVPGRTPNLCMYTKKASSKRQHHLNKHLYRPSTFLTSYEPPVYMDEDDERSAYYSSVQDPSADDSDEETIPVELRNLPEYKELLELKRLKKQALQEIHEDKAGVRHVGYKCDVCGMEPIQGVRWHCQDCPQDNSVDFCSNCSDCLFKTETHKPNHHLEPVHQPDTFLDRDYCLPQSTGYNYLDPNYFPANR comes from the exons ATGGCCGCGTCCCGTTCCTCGCGCGTCACAAGGTCGTCAGTGGGGCTCAATGGATTGGATGAGAACTTTTGTGGTCGAACCCTCAGGAACCGAAGCATCGCCCAGCCGGAGGAGACCTCGGTGCCTCCACTACCAAGGGCCCGCTCGCCCAAGAAGAAGCAGGAGTCGAAGCAGGACGGCAAACAGGAATCTAAGCAGGAGTCGAAACAGGACGGCAAGCAGGAGTCGAAACAGGACGGCAAGCAGGAGTCGAAACAGGACGGCAAGCAGGAGTCAAAGCAGGATTCTAAACAAGATGTTAAACAGGAGTCAAAGCAGGATTCTAAACAGGACGCAAAGCTGGACGCCAAACATGATACAAAGCAGGACACTCAGCAGGATGGCCAGCAGCAGGGCTCGTTGCAGGTGAAGGTAACTGACTCAAATGTTTCTCCTGCTGAGGCAGAGCAATGGACCAGCTCCAGGAAGCGGGGCGTGTCCTGTTTAGAAAAAGACAATAGTCCTGAGAATTCTGAGAAATGTGATAGAGGGAAGGGCGCGCGGGATGCCTGTCCTCAAATCAAAAGGGCCAAACGGTGCTCCCGCTCTGGAGAGTCTCAGGGACACGAGGAGGACCCTGAGCCTCTGAAACCTGAAAGTCCAGTCTCTGTCCCAGAGCCTAGCAATGACAACAGTTGTGAAGAATTTCCCAGCCAAAACTCTGCTAACACAACTCCTGCCTCACCTGTCCACAGTAAAGATGAAGGTGAGCTGACAGGGGGGAAGGCAGAGGATGGCCATGTGGAGTGTGACGGGGCAGCTCAGCCCCCGAATGCTCACAAGGCCTCTAATGGACTCAGAGAGAATAAAGCAGAGGAACCTAGCACACTAACTGAAGAGCCTAGTGCAAACCCCACCTCTGCCACCAACTGCCCGTCGCTGCTCAACGGTAGTCAGACGGGGGCTCCCTCATCCCCTGACCCCACTGTGCCTTGTAGAAACTCTGTCCCTGTGCAGATGGAGGTCTCTGGCTCAGGGGAATCGCCAGCCTCAGCTGCTCCGCCATTTGAGGCTGTTCCAGAGGATCCTGTCCCTGAGTTGATAGTGGCTAaggagcaggaggtggaggaggtggaggttgACGTGGTGGGCGACCCGTTGTGTCTGGCGCACGAGGAGCAGGTGACAGAGAGTGAGAATGACACCAACGGCCGGCCGCCAACACCAGTGCAGGAAGCTGctgcctccacctcctccactaCCACCAACATGAACAGTAGTccaatcaacaacaacaacaacagcaactcaGGAGAAACTACACCCCCACTAGCAACAACCCCCTCCCCCACAGAGCCAGGGTGCAACCCCTCAATATCCAGCACGCCCCCCTCTTTCACAGAGCTCTACGAACACAGATACACCCTGCGGACTTCACCCAGGAGGGCTGCCACTGGTGGCAAGGCCTCCTCCAAGCTCAGCTCTCCCCCCAGAGACAATGGTCCCTTGAGGGAAGAGGGGGAGGTGGTGATTGGGCTGGAGGAGGACTGCCCTGTGGTGGAGGAACCTGCTCCCTCAGACTCTGTCGGCCCCTCCAGTGAGGAGCCGGTCTCCGTGGATCCTGGAGACAGggcaggtggtgaggacagTATGACTGTGGAGGGCAAAGAGGCTGAGAAAAGCATGGAGCTGACACAGAGCCaggctgcagaggaggaggaggaagaggaggagccaGACGTGTATTACTTTGAGTCGGACCACCTGGCTCTTAAACACAACAAAGA TTATCAGAGGCTGCTGCAGACCATCGGTGTTCTCGAGGCCCAGCGCACGCAGGCCATCCTGGACCTGGAGACGTTGGCGCGTCACCAGAGGGAGGCACTCAGCGATCCCATCAGCTTTGTGGAGCAGCTGCAGAAACGG GTTAATTTGGGCTTGCCGTGTCCTCAGCGAGTCGTCCAGCTCCCTGAAATTGGATGGGAGCAGTACACCTCAGGCCTCGGGGACTTTGAGAGAGAGTTCTGTGACAAGAAACGCAAAACCAGGCGGCTAAAGCTGATCTTTGACCAAG GTTTGCCTGCTCGACCAAAAAGTCCCGTGGAGCCTAAGAAGGAAGGCGAATCCTCCACCATGTACTCCTCTCTGCCCACTAGTGACGCTCCAGAGAACGGCAGGCAAACGCAG ATGATCAGAGGGAGGATTTGTCACCCAAACAAGTCTGACACGTTTAACCAGCTGTGGACTGTGGAGGAACAG AAAAAATTAGAGCAGCTCCTCGTTAAGTTCCCTCCCGAGGAAGTAGAGTCCAGAAGATGGCAGAAGATTGCAGATGAGCTCGGCAATCGAACAGCAAAACAG GTTGCCAGTAGGGTTCAAAAGTACTTCATCAAACTGACAAAAGCTGGTATCCCTGTCCCTGGAAGAACACCCAACCTGTGCATGTACACTAAAAAG GCATCCAGTAAGAGGCAGCACCACCTCAACAAGCACCTGTACCGGCCGTCTACTTTCCTGACCTCCTATGAGCCTCCGGTCTACATGGATGAAGATGACGAGCGTTCGGCGTACTATAGCAGCGTGCAGGACCCCTCTGCTGATGACTCG GATGAGGAGACTATACCTGTGGAGCTGAGAAATTTGCCAGAGTACAAAGAGCTTTTAGAGCTGAAGCGACTGAAAAAACAGGCGCTCCAGGAGATCCATGAGGACAAGGCTGGGGTGCGACATGTAGGCTACAAG tgTGATGTCTGTGGCATGGAGCCCATCCAGGGAGTGCGGTGGCACTGTCAGGACTGTCCTCAAGATAACTCGGTAGATTTCTGCTCCAACTGCTCTGACTG CTTGTTCAAGACAGAGACCCACAAGCCGAACCACCACCTAGAGCCAGTGCACCAGCCGGACACCTTTCTGGACAGGGACTACTGCCTGCCGCAGAGCACAGGCTACAACTACCTGGACCCTAACTACTTTCCAGCCAACAGATGA